The genomic window GCATGATCGATGCCGGGCGACTGGGGTCGATCATCCTGTTTGGACCTCCGGGAACCGGAAAAACCACGGTCGCCAATTTGCTGGCCAGCGAAACCGCGGGAGCCTTTCGTGAGCTTAGCGCGGTGACCAGCGGCGTCAAGGATGTCCGCGAAGTCATGCAGTGGGCCCGCGATTGTGTGGCGGCCGGGGACGCTCGACCGATTTTGTTTATCGACGAAATTCACCGCTTCTCCAAGTCGCAGCAGGACGTGCTGTTGCCGGATGTGGAAGCTGGGATCGTGACGTTGGTCGGCGCCACCACGGCCAACCCCTTCTTCTCCGTCAACGCGGCGCTGCTCAGTCGCAGTCAGTTGTTCCAGTTGGAATCGTTGACCAGCGAAGAAATCTCGCAGCTTCTGCGGCGTGCGATCGCCGACAGCAAAAACGGCTTGGGGTATCTGAAAATCAAGGCCGACGACGAGGCCATCGAGTTTCTGTCGAAAGTCTGCGAAGGCGACGCTCGCCGGGCACTGACGGCCCTGGAAATCGCCGTGCTGAGCGATCGCGGAGAGGGCACGATCCATTTGACTGAATCGCTGGTCCGCGAATCGGTGCAACAAAAGCAAGTTGGCTATGACGGCACCGGCGACGATCACTACGACGTCGCCAGTGCGCTGATCAAAAGCATCCGTGGCAGCGATGTGGACGCGGCCATGTACTGGCTGGCGCGGATGCTCGAAGGCGGCGAAGACATTCGTTTTATCTGTCGGCGGCTGGTGATCTTGGCCAGCGAAGACATCGGCAACGCCGACCCACAAGCGTTGTCGTTGGCCGTCGCCGCCATGCAGGCTTGCGAATTCGTGGGGTTGCCCGAATGCCAATTAACGCTCAGTCAATGTGTGGCCTATCTGGCGTGTGCGCCGAAAAGCAACGCCGCCACGACAGCTATCGGAGCCGCTCGCAAAGACGTTCGCGAGGGGCAAATCTTGCCCGTGCCAATGCATCTTCGCGACGGTCACTACAAGGGAGCCGAAAAGTTGGGGCACGGCGACGGCTATCAGTATTCGCACAACGAAGCCGACGGGATCGCCGCACAGGATTACCTGGGCGTCGATCGCGTGTATTACGAACCCACCGATCGAGGTTTCGAAGCCGATCTGCAGAACCGACTAAAAACCATCCGCCAACGCTTAAAGGGTTGATGGTCCAAGGTCGTTGTTCGCTCCGCGAACATAACGAAACCATACAGTCGTAGCGTTCGCGGAGCGAACGACGACCATACGTTGCGTTCGCGGAGCGAACGACGACCTTGCGTTGCGTTCGCGGAGCGAACGACGACCATGTGTTTTGCTTGGGTTGCCGATCGGCTAACTTGTTATTGGGTTTCTTGTTCCTCCGACTCCAATTGAGCTTCATGTCTTCTTCGCAAACTATTGATATCGATTCGCTGCGAACTCGCTTGGCTCGTTACGAGCAGTCGCATCTGTTGCAGTTCTGGGATCATTTGTCGGCGACCGAGCAGCAGCGTTTGCACGACCAATTAACGGCCATCGACTTTGACCAGCTGGCCACGTTGGTGGCGGGCAAAGCGGACGAGATTGATTTTGCCGCTTTGGCCGCTCGCAGCACCACGCCGCCGGCCGTTAACGCCAACGGGTCGGGAGCCGCTTGGACGCAGGCCGAAGCCGAAGAAAAAGGACGCCAAGCACTGGCGGCGGGCCAGGTCGGCGCGGTAATCGTGGCCGGCGGTCAGGGCACGCGATTGGGGTTTGATAAACCCAAGGGAATGTTTCCGATCGGGCCCTTGTCCGAACGCACGCTGTTCCAGATCTTTGCCGACCGGCTGTTGGCGATCGGCGACGCGTTTGGCGTTTCGATTCCGCTGTACCTGATGACCAGTCCGGCGACGCACGAAGAAACGGTCGCCTACTGGGAAGAAAATCACTGGTTGGGTATGTCTCCCGATGACGTGCACGTGTTCTGCCAAGGCACGATGCCGGCGGTGGATCAGCGCTCGGGCAAGGTGCTGCTGGCCGACAAGGGCGAAGTCGCACTCAGCCCCGACGGCCACGGCGGCACGGTTGCGGCGCTGAAGAATTCGGGCTGTCTTGAGGACGCTCGCCGCCGCGGGATCCGTTACCTGTCCTACGGGCAGGTCGATAACCCGTTGGTGTACCTGTGCGATCCCGGTCTGATCGGGCACCACATCGCGGCCGACAGTGAAATGACCACGCAGGTCGTCCGCAAACGTTATCCCACCGAAAAGGTGGGTAACGTGGTGCTGGCCGATGACCAAGTGCAGATTATCGAATACAGCGACCTGCCCGAGCAGGCGGCTCATCAGACCGACGAATCCGGCGAATTGAAGTTGTGGGCGGGCAGCATCGCGGTGCATGTGTGCGATGTCGATTTCCTGGAACGAATGAGCTCCCAGGCCGATGCCCTGCCCTTCCATCGCGCCAATAAAAAGGTGCCGTACGTCGACGAGCATGGTGACGAGGTTTCGCCATCGGAACCCAATGCGATCAAGTTCGAACGCTTTATCTTCGACTTGCTGCCGGCGGCCAAGAACGCGTTTGTGGTCGAAGGCCGACCGGAAGAGATTTTTGCACCGGTGAAAAACGCTGATGGAGCTCCGGCCGATACGCCCGAACTGGCTCGGCAAGCCATCGTCGACCAGGCTCGCCGCCGTTTGCAAGAGGCCGGCGTGGAAGTGGCCGAAGGCGTGCAGGTGGAAATCAATCCCCGCTTCGCCGTCGACGTCGGCACGCTGCGAGCCAAGCTGGCCGGCCAGCCAAAGATCGATCGCGATACCTACCTGCAGTAGCGGAGACATCACCCGTAGCCGAACTCGCCAGAGTTTGGAGGCTTGGGGGTGCCGGTCCAATCTCTGGCGAGATCGGCTACGAAGAAATTTGAAGTACGCTAGGACTGGGCGACCATTTTGATGATCTGGCGGCAGAAGGCCGGCAGGTCGTCCGGGCGGCGGCTGCAGATAAAATGGCGATCCACCACCACTTCGGCGTCTTCGTAAATCGCTCCGGCGTTGACCAGGTCGTCTTTGATGCCGGGCGAGCCGGTGACGCGAACGCCGCGGTAGACGCCGGCGGAGATCGGGATCCAGCCGCCGTGGCAGACCGCCGCGATGCACTTGCCGGCGGCGGCAAAGTCGCGGACCAGCTGCAGCACCTGGGCGTCTCGCCGCAGTTTGTCGGGCATGAAACCACCCGGCACGATCAAGCCGTCGAAATCGGCTTCGCGCATGTCCGCCAGGGCGGCCTCGCTGCGGCAGGGGTAGCCGTGTTTGCCCGCGTACGTCTGCTCTGCTTCCGGGCCCGCCATGACCACGCTGCCCCCGGCTTCTTCCAGCCGCAGCTTGGGATACCAGACCTCCAGATCCTCGTAGATTTCGCCGACGAACATTAAAAATCGTTTATTGGCCAGGGGCTGCTGTTCTAGCATCGGGGCTCTCTGTTAGGCTGACGGGCTCGTATTTGGAAACTTTGTTGTAACCTTTGTCAGCCTATTCGAATCATGTCCACGACTGAACAGCCCACCAGCGAAACCGCTGATCCCTATTTCCAGCAACTGTTTGCCGATCGCATCGGCGGTGCCAATTACGGTAAAGGCACGGCGATCTACAAATTTGAAAAGATCAAACGCGCCAAACGCAAGGCTCTGGCCGACCATCCGCAGCGTGAATTGCTGGACTTCGGCATCGGCGAAAACGACTCCATGGCCGCCCCCCAAGTCCGTAAGACGATGGAAGCGGAAGTCAACAAACCCGAAAACCGCGGCTACGCCGACAATGGTGTGGCGGAATACAAAGCCGCCGCAGCGCGCTTCATGCAACGCCAGTTTGGCGTCCAGCTGGACCCCGAAACCCAGATCAACCACTGCATCGGCAGCAAGCCGGCTTACGCCATGCTGCCGGCCTGTTTCATCAATCCCGGCGACATCACGATGATGACCGTGCCCGGCTACCCGGTCGCCGGCACGCATACGCAGTACTACGGCGGCGAAGTTTTCAAATTGCCGCTGCTGGCCGAAAACGGTTTTCTGCCCGATTTGGACAAGGTCCCCGACGACATCTACCGCCGCACCAAGATGCTGGTGTTGAACTATCCCAACAGCCCCACCGGCCGCACGGCGCCGGCGGAGTTCTTTGAGAAAGTCGTGGCGCTGGCCAAAGAGAAACAGTTTATCGTCGTCCACGACGCGGCCCATATCATGCTGACCTTTGATGGCCAGCCACGCAGCTTTCTGCAGACGCCCGGTGCCATGGACGTGGGCGTCGAAGTCCACTCGATGAGCAAGGGCTACGACATGATCGGCTGGCGAATGGGCTGGGTCTGCGGGCACCCGCAAATCGTCCGCGCCTTTGCCGACGTCAAGGACAACAGCGACAGTGGTCAGTTCATCGCCACGCAAATCGCCGCCGCCGCGGCCTTGGACGATGATTCCATCCCGGCCGCGATCAACGCCAAGTACCGTCGCCGTGCGGAAAAGCTGGTCGCCGTGCTGAAAGACTGTGGCTTCCAATGTGAAATGCCCGGCGGCACGTATTTCATCTACACCGCCGCCCCCAAGGGCACCGTCGACGGTGTGGAATTCCCGGCAGCCGAAGACGCCACGCGGCACTTGATCGAACAGCACGGCATCGTGACCGTGCCCTGGGACGATGCGGGCCCGTTCCTGCGGTTTAGCGTCACCTATGTGGCCGCCGATGAAGCCGCCGAAGACGCTTTGATGGAAGAAACCCGCCAGCGGTTGTCGGCCGCCAAACTGCGGTTCTAAGGACGCTAGGGAGCGTTCTCAAATAAGTCACCGAATCAAATTGTAGCGGCAGGGCGCAAGCCCTCCGGTTTTACGGCACCGGACGGCTTGCGCCGTTCCGCTAGTTTGCGGCACCGGACGGCTTGCGCCGTTCTAGGGAGCGTTCTCAAATAAGTCACCGAATCGAATTGTAGCGGCAGGGCGCAAGCCCTCCGGTTTTGCGGCACCGAACGGCTTGCGCCGTTCCGCTAGTTTGCGGCACCGGACGGCTTGCGCCGTTCCGCTAAGGCGGTAACTGAGCTGGTACTCGGTATGTCAGCCTGGAAAGGCTACTTGCCTTTGGCGTAGGCTTGCCAGTGTTTGTCGATGTCTTCGACATCCGGCGGGCCGTCGTGGACCAGGTATCGATATCGCGCCTGATAGGGGTTGTCGGGCGTGATCTCAAAACCTTCTTGCACCATCGGCGCAAAACAAAAATACGGCATCGTGGGGTGCAGCCGTACCGCTTGCGGCGCCCGCAGATTACTGGGATGGCTGAGCATCGCGATGCCGACGGTCTGGCCGTCGACCGAGCCGTACATATCAACCCAACGAGCCGTGGTGTGGTTGCCATCGTCACGGTCGTGCCCTTCGCTGGTCAGAAACTGACAGCCGATCGCGTCCGTTTTAAACCACTGGTTGTGGCCTCGCAACGCCATCCCACCATAGTGGTATTTCAACAGCCGAAGCGGTTTGTCTGAAACGCAGCGCTGCTGCACGGCGATGTCGAACACGTGGTACGGCCCGGTCCGCGGGTGAACATGCACCGTCCAGGTTTCCAACAACACCGAAACCGGATCGTCGCCTTGCGTGAGGTCTTGATAGATGTGTTCGACGACAAACTGCGCGCCGCGATCGTCGTTGGTGGTCGAAACAACTCGCTTGTGCACGACGCGGCCGGTGCCTTTGTGGAGGTTCCAGAAATCGACCGCATGGCCATCAAATTCGGTCTTCACCCAAGCACCGAACAGAGCGTGTTGATGGGCGTGGTCGGGCGAGAAGTCGCCGGTGACGATAGTCCCTGCAGGCGTGCGGACGGGGTGGATGTAGCCGCTCCGCCGATAGATCGCATCGAGCTCCGGTGGCGCGGGAACCGTGGCCGTGTGGTAACGCAATGCTTCGACCTCGCCGGTGCGAACCACCAACGCCCCCTGCTGCGGTTCCACGCGACTGGGTTGTGGAGGGCCGGAGGATGGGGCGG from Roseimaritima ulvae includes these protein-coding regions:
- a CDS encoding DUF6807 domain-containing protein, with the translated sequence MRSSWLIPLPFALASGLLVATTLTAQQPAPSSGPPQPSRVEPQQGALVVRTGEVEALRYHTATVPAPPELDAIYRRSGYIHPVRTPAGTIVTGDFSPDHAHQHALFGAWVKTEFDGHAVDFWNLHKGTGRVVHKRVVSTTNDDRGAQFVVEHIYQDLTQGDDPVSVLLETWTVHVHPRTGPYHVFDIAVQQRCVSDKPLRLLKYHYGGMALRGHNQWFKTDAIGCQFLTSEGHDRDDGNHTTARWVDMYGSVDGQTVGIAMLSHPSNLRAPQAVRLHPTMPYFCFAPMVQEGFEITPDNPYQARYRYLVHDGPPDVEDIDKHWQAYAKGK
- a CDS encoding UTP--glucose-1-phosphate uridylyltransferase gives rise to the protein MSSSQTIDIDSLRTRLARYEQSHLLQFWDHLSATEQQRLHDQLTAIDFDQLATLVAGKADEIDFAALAARSTTPPAVNANGSGAAWTQAEAEEKGRQALAAGQVGAVIVAGGQGTRLGFDKPKGMFPIGPLSERTLFQIFADRLLAIGDAFGVSIPLYLMTSPATHEETVAYWEENHWLGMSPDDVHVFCQGTMPAVDQRSGKVLLADKGEVALSPDGHGGTVAALKNSGCLEDARRRGIRYLSYGQVDNPLVYLCDPGLIGHHIAADSEMTTQVVRKRYPTEKVGNVVLADDQVQIIEYSDLPEQAAHQTDESGELKLWAGSIAVHVCDVDFLERMSSQADALPFHRANKKVPYVDEHGDEVSPSEPNAIKFERFIFDLLPAAKNAFVVEGRPEEIFAPVKNADGAPADTPELARQAIVDQARRRLQEAGVEVAEGVQVEINPRFAVDVGTLRAKLAGQPKIDRDTYLQ
- a CDS encoding LL-diaminopimelate aminotransferase; protein product: MSTTEQPTSETADPYFQQLFADRIGGANYGKGTAIYKFEKIKRAKRKALADHPQRELLDFGIGENDSMAAPQVRKTMEAEVNKPENRGYADNGVAEYKAAAARFMQRQFGVQLDPETQINHCIGSKPAYAMLPACFINPGDITMMTVPGYPVAGTHTQYYGGEVFKLPLLAENGFLPDLDKVPDDIYRRTKMLVLNYPNSPTGRTAPAEFFEKVVALAKEKQFIVVHDAAHIMLTFDGQPRSFLQTPGAMDVGVEVHSMSKGYDMIGWRMGWVCGHPQIVRAFADVKDNSDSGQFIATQIAAAAALDDDSIPAAINAKYRRRAEKLVAVLKDCGFQCEMPGGTYFIYTAAPKGTVDGVEFPAAEDATRHLIEQHGIVTVPWDDAGPFLRFSVTYVAADEAAEDALMEETRQRLSAAKLRF
- a CDS encoding replication-associated recombination protein A — encoded protein: MSLFAQSEAENLRGAMPLAARMRPQRLDDLVGQQHILGPGKLLRRMIDAGRLGSIILFGPPGTGKTTVANLLASETAGAFRELSAVTSGVKDVREVMQWARDCVAAGDARPILFIDEIHRFSKSQQDVLLPDVEAGIVTLVGATTANPFFSVNAALLSRSQLFQLESLTSEEISQLLRRAIADSKNGLGYLKIKADDEAIEFLSKVCEGDARRALTALEIAVLSDRGEGTIHLTESLVRESVQQKQVGYDGTGDDHYDVASALIKSIRGSDVDAAMYWLARMLEGGEDIRFICRRLVILASEDIGNADPQALSLAVAAMQACEFVGLPECQLTLSQCVAYLACAPKSNAATTAIGAARKDVREGQILPVPMHLRDGHYKGAEKLGHGDGYQYSHNEADGIAAQDYLGVDRVYYEPTDRGFEADLQNRLKTIRQRLKG
- a CDS encoding type 1 glutamine amidotransferase domain-containing protein, with translation MLEQQPLANKRFLMFVGEIYEDLEVWYPKLRLEEAGGSVVMAGPEAEQTYAGKHGYPCRSEAALADMREADFDGLIVPGGFMPDKLRRDAQVLQLVRDFAAAGKCIAAVCHGGWIPISAGVYRGVRVTGSPGIKDDLVNAGAIYEDAEVVVDRHFICSRRPDDLPAFCRQIIKMVAQS